From the genome of Epinephelus lanceolatus isolate andai-2023 chromosome 23, ASM4190304v1, whole genome shotgun sequence, one region includes:
- the LOC117249129 gene encoding C1q-related factor-like produces the protein MEHMFLLLSLVSSSLCIGSNSHLGTGTSMAVCQPDTCTMLSEVAAMREKLAAMTHTQSTLEQNLSAMMQKMSTVGAELQSYKSQVEELQRANQDQAEQLKALAAVTFANTSRVAFSAALGDSVGPFQENMPLKYQKIISNIGSGYNPATGIFTARVRGVYYFRYTMYNNNAGEPNSVLALMMNSQPMVFTWDTTGSDNNDSASNAVVLQLDAGDSVYVRLWAKRQVYDDGGNYNTFSGFLLFTM, from the coding sequence ATGGAGCATATGTTCCTGCTGTTGTCGTTGGTTTCCAGCAGCCTGTGCATTGGGAGCAACAGTCACCTGGGGACTGGGACCAGCATGGCAGTCTGCCAACCTGACACCTGCACCATGCTCAGCGAGGTGGCAGCCATGAGGGAGAAGCTGGCagccatgacacacacacagagcacgcTCGAGCAGAACCTCAGCGCCATGATGCAGAAAATGTCCACCGTTGGAGCCGAACTGCAGTCCTACAAAAGCCAGGTCGAGGAGCTCCAGAGGGCAAACCAAGATCAGGCCGAGCAGCTGAAGGCACTGGCAGCAGTTACATTTGCAAACACGTCGAGGGTGGCTTTCTCCGCTGCTTTGGGAGACTCAGTTGGTCCGTTTCAAGAGAACATGCcactaaaatatcaaaaaatcaTCTCCAACATCGGCAGTGGCTACAACCCTGCCACTGGTATCTTCACCGCCAGGGTCAGAGGGGTGTACTACTTCAGGTACACCATGTACAACAACAATGCCGGTGAGCCCAACTCGGTGTTGGCCCTCATGATGAACAGCCAGCCAATGGTGTTTACCTGGGACACTACAGGGAGCGATAACAACGACAGTGCATCCAATGCGGTAGTGCTGCAGCTTGATGCCGGAGACAGCGTGTATGTAAGGCTCTGGGCAAAAAGACAGGTCTATGACGACGGCGGTAACTACAACACCTTCAGCGGATTCCTGCTCTTCACCATGTGA